The following coding sequences lie in one Thalassoglobus polymorphus genomic window:
- a CDS encoding S9 family peptidase: MFSKRSFCIQFFALSFALLSHPAWSQGTIPDYERAFALRGEYERTLFRDKVNPHWSSDGERFGYKVETGRNQHEFIIVDAKSGQRKLAFDHKELAELLSQKLGKPVNDLNLPIERIELAENVNVGDVHFISQGKHWKFDQNAKELSILEPASEANTKSKEQKNQQRRNSQTVSPDGLLRATIENHSLLIKNETSDEAPTEIRIAGSKEHAFKTHNLAWAPDSKKLVAWKVEAGEQRTVHFVESSPKDQLQPKLHAFNYLKPGDRIPQPRPHLIDIESNAEIVIDDSHFKTPWMNIPKIHWSPDSSRFYFVYNQRGHQVLRVISVDAKTGEAKVIVNEESKTFVDYAYKQHLHFLHETNELIWMSERDGWNHLYLYDSLTGEVKNQITQGLWVVRKVVHVNEEQRELWFECSGLLPEQNPYYIQLAKIQFDGSNLTRLTDGDGTHTVKLSPDRRYLIDTYSRIDSPPLINLRETATGGLVCKLEESDITKLKTAGWSPPERFVAKGRDEKTDIHGVIFRPSNFDPEQKYPVIEKIYAGPHGSFVPISFREFHSAQEVAEVGFIVVQIDGMGTSNRSKAFHDVCWKNLGDSGFPDRIEWIKAAAKQYPEFDLTHGVGIYGGSAGGQSSLRALLAHGDFYTVAVSDCGCHDNRMDKIWWNELWMSWPIGPHYAEQSNVTQAHKLTGKLFLTVGEKDTNVDPASTMQVVDALIKAGKDFDFIMVPGRGHGVGEIPYLRKRRIDFFVRHLMKKEPRVE; this comes from the coding sequence ATGTTTTCCAAGCGATCTTTTTGCATTCAATTTTTCGCTCTCTCGTTTGCGTTACTGAGTCACCCGGCCTGGAGCCAAGGGACGATCCCTGACTACGAACGTGCATTTGCACTGCGAGGGGAATACGAACGAACTCTGTTTCGCGACAAGGTAAACCCACATTGGTCGAGTGATGGAGAACGCTTTGGTTACAAAGTGGAAACAGGTCGCAACCAACACGAGTTCATCATCGTCGATGCCAAAAGTGGTCAGCGAAAGTTGGCGTTCGATCATAAAGAACTTGCGGAGTTGCTGTCTCAAAAGCTCGGCAAGCCTGTCAACGATTTGAACCTGCCGATCGAGCGAATCGAACTCGCTGAGAACGTCAACGTTGGAGATGTTCACTTCATCAGCCAGGGAAAGCATTGGAAGTTTGATCAAAACGCGAAAGAACTTTCAATTCTTGAACCAGCAAGCGAAGCAAATACGAAATCAAAAGAGCAAAAGAATCAGCAGCGTCGCAATTCGCAGACTGTTTCTCCGGATGGCTTACTTCGTGCCACAATCGAGAATCACTCACTGCTGATCAAAAATGAAACGAGCGACGAAGCGCCGACAGAAATTCGCATCGCTGGCTCAAAAGAGCATGCCTTCAAAACGCACAACCTGGCGTGGGCGCCCGATTCAAAAAAACTTGTCGCCTGGAAAGTCGAAGCCGGCGAGCAACGTACGGTTCACTTTGTGGAATCCTCTCCCAAAGATCAGTTGCAACCGAAGTTGCATGCGTTCAACTACCTCAAACCGGGGGATCGTATTCCACAGCCGAGACCCCACTTGATCGACATCGAATCGAATGCCGAAATCGTGATCGACGATTCTCACTTTAAAACCCCATGGATGAACATCCCGAAAATTCATTGGTCTCCCGATTCGAGTCGATTTTATTTTGTCTACAATCAGCGTGGGCATCAGGTCTTGCGAGTCATTTCGGTCGATGCCAAAACCGGTGAAGCGAAAGTGATCGTCAACGAGGAGAGCAAGACGTTCGTCGATTACGCCTATAAGCAACACCTGCACTTTCTACATGAAACAAACGAACTGATCTGGATGTCGGAACGTGATGGCTGGAACCATTTATATCTTTACGACTCGTTGACCGGTGAGGTGAAGAACCAAATTACCCAGGGGCTTTGGGTGGTTCGTAAAGTTGTCCACGTGAACGAAGAGCAGCGCGAACTCTGGTTTGAATGTTCGGGACTTCTCCCGGAACAGAATCCCTATTATATTCAACTGGCAAAAATTCAATTTGACGGATCGAACCTGACTCGCCTCACTGATGGTGACGGCACTCACACTGTGAAACTCTCACCTGACCGCCGTTATTTGATCGACACTTATTCGAGAATCGATTCCCCTCCGCTCATCAACCTTCGCGAGACTGCAACAGGCGGGCTCGTTTGTAAGTTAGAAGAGTCGGACATCACAAAACTGAAAACGGCGGGATGGAGTCCTCCCGAACGATTCGTTGCCAAAGGTCGCGATGAAAAAACCGACATTCACGGGGTCATTTTCCGGCCGTCGAATTTTGACCCTGAGCAGAAATACCCGGTCATCGAAAAGATCTATGCCGGGCCACATGGCTCGTTCGTTCCGATCTCTTTTCGCGAGTTCCACTCCGCTCAAGAAGTCGCGGAAGTTGGCTTCATCGTTGTGCAAATTGATGGCATGGGAACGTCCAACCGTTCGAAGGCATTCCACGATGTCTGCTGGAAAAATCTCGGCGACTCTGGATTTCCCGATCGCATCGAATGGATCAAGGCTGCCGCCAAGCAGTATCCAGAATTCGACCTTACGCATGGAGTCGGCATCTACGGTGGCTCAGCGGGTGGGCAAAGTTCATTACGTGCACTACTGGCACATGGTGACTTTTACACCGTCGCCGTTTCGGACTGCGGCTGCCACGACAACCGCATGGATAAAATCTGGTGGAACGAACTCTGGATGAGTTGGCCCATCGGACCGCACTACGCTGAACAATCGAACGTCACCCAGGCTCACAAACTGACTGGAAAATTGTTTCTGACCGTTGGTGAAAAAGACACGAACGTCGATCCCGCATCGACAATGCAGGTTGTCGACGCGTTAATCAAAGCGGGGAAAGACTTCGATTTCATCATGGTCCCCGGTCGCGGACATGGTGTCGGAGAAATCCCTTACCTGCGGAAGCGGCGAATTGATTTCTTCGTGCGGCACCTTATGAAAAAAGAACCACGCGTAGAATAA
- a CDS encoding Kelch repeat-containing protein, with translation MKSKISLALLFVLNVVFSMHASAESHATQFKNVQCEGMYAHHLQGICVDDEAIYWSFTTQMVKTDLEGKKFKQIPVANHHGDLCYHDGKLYVAVNLGKFNDPKGNADSWVYVYNASDLSLVAKHETQEVFHGAGGIGVQDGNFFVVGGLPDGVQENYVYEYDQNFKFVKKHIVKSGHTLLGIQTATFANDRWWFGCYGSPAILLVTDADFKMVGRFEFNCSLGIVGLPDGKLLSAGGTCSKGKGCNGNAKIAIGSDDKGIQYAK, from the coding sequence ATGAAATCAAAAATCTCATTGGCACTCCTCTTTGTTTTGAATGTGGTTTTCTCAATGCATGCCTCTGCAGAGTCGCATGCAACTCAATTCAAGAATGTTCAATGCGAAGGAATGTACGCACATCATCTTCAAGGGATTTGTGTCGACGATGAGGCAATTTACTGGAGCTTCACGACTCAGATGGTGAAGACAGATCTCGAAGGAAAAAAATTCAAGCAGATTCCGGTTGCGAATCATCATGGGGATCTCTGTTATCATGATGGCAAACTGTATGTGGCAGTAAATTTAGGGAAGTTTAATGACCCGAAAGGGAACGCGGATTCCTGGGTGTATGTGTACAACGCCAGCGATTTGTCGCTTGTTGCAAAACATGAAACTCAGGAAGTGTTTCATGGAGCCGGGGGAATCGGAGTTCAAGACGGGAACTTCTTTGTTGTCGGCGGATTGCCCGATGGTGTGCAGGAAAATTATGTTTACGAGTACGATCAGAACTTTAAATTTGTTAAGAAACACATCGTAAAAAGTGGTCACACTTTACTGGGAATTCAGACTGCGACCTTTGCAAATGATCGCTGGTGGTTCGGATGTTATGGAAGCCCAGCCATCCTGCTGGTGACCGACGCTGACTTCAAAATGGTCGGACGTTTTGAATTCAATTGCTCACTCGGAATCGTGGGACTTCCGGACGGCAAACTTCTCTCTGCAGGGGGAACCTGCTCGAAGGGGAAGGGGTGCAATGGTAACGCGAAAATTGCTATCGGCAGCGACGACAAGGGAATTCAGTACGCGAAATAA
- a CDS encoding metallophosphoesterase family protein — translation MRILVLGDIHSNWAALSAIAEKFDYCVFTGDLVDYGTDPLPCVEWIRRHASAAVRGNHDHAVAQRVPAVGATGFRRLARVTRPMHWEQLSPKQLKFLGRLPVTTHFRVDEVSILLVHATPRDPMDEYLSADPVSWKQRLADVDADIVCVGHSHIPFHLDLDGIQVLNPGSVGQPRDGDPRASYAIIEDGTVSLHRIEYDINAAINQVKSTGAEDWVVELNAAIWRMGGKLTKEQMDQFQ, via the coding sequence ATGCGAATTCTCGTCCTCGGAGATATCCACTCGAACTGGGCTGCCCTGAGCGCCATCGCTGAGAAATTCGATTATTGCGTGTTCACTGGTGATCTCGTCGACTACGGAACAGATCCGCTGCCATGCGTCGAATGGATTCGAAGGCATGCCAGCGCGGCGGTGAGAGGAAATCATGACCATGCAGTCGCTCAGCGCGTCCCCGCCGTCGGAGCCACCGGGTTTCGACGGCTGGCCAGAGTGACACGACCGATGCACTGGGAACAGCTCAGTCCTAAACAGTTGAAGTTTTTGGGGCGACTTCCAGTGACCACACACTTTCGTGTCGATGAGGTCTCGATTCTGCTGGTGCATGCGACCCCACGTGATCCAATGGATGAATACCTCAGCGCCGACCCTGTCTCATGGAAGCAGCGACTCGCTGATGTTGACGCGGATATTGTTTGTGTCGGTCATTCACACATTCCGTTTCATTTGGATCTCGATGGAATTCAAGTCTTGAACCCAGGTTCCGTCGGGCAACCTCGGGATGGCGATCCACGGGCCTCTTATGCCATCATCGAAGATGGAACAGTCTCTCTTCATCGAATTGAATATGATATCAATGCTGCCATCAATCAGGTGAAGTCGACCGGTGCTGAAGACTGGGTCGTTGAACTCAACGCTGCCATCTGGAGAATGGGCGGGAAATTGACTAAAGAACAAATGGATCAATTTCAATAA
- a CDS encoding DUF1653 domain-containing protein, with protein MSGQIKPGRYRHYKGNEYTVLEVARHSETLEELVVYRQEYGERGLWVRPKEMFGETVLVDGVETPRFAYLGNE; from the coding sequence ATGAGCGGACAAATCAAACCAGGACGCTATCGTCACTACAAAGGGAACGAGTACACCGTTCTTGAAGTCGCACGACACAGTGAGACGCTTGAAGAACTCGTGGTCTATCGCCAGGAGTATGGGGAACGCGGATTGTGGGTCAGGCCGAAGGAGATGTTTGGCGAGACCGTCCTCGTGGATGGTGTCGAGACTCCAAGGTTTGCTTATCTTGGCAACGAATAA
- a CDS encoding peptidylprolyl isomerase codes for MSELNHSSEEVQNNPTTESVTIETALPPATSGRSWKSYLAGTVVLLVLAAVCLQFFQANPAVSQTDGTDANTGRVTMNAATPGKILAKVNNQGITYDLVARECVAKYGEEILESMVNRLIIQQECDRLGITVSRGEVEAEVAETAKKFNLPLDTWYQMLSSERGLTKEQYQNDIIWPMLALKKLAGKDIQVTEKEMQEGFERDYGPRVKARMILVEGNIRQANQIWEKCMATPDDFDRIARENSADPNSRPLGGVIPPIRKNGVDKAIEEAAFKLQPGELSGLIQVSEGRYVILKCEGLTEPVVEDIRVVWNDLLAQLTEEKTQTSVAKVFEKLRKEARVDNFLTRTSTAGRNPIQQTAGFTNGEPVKPQVQQITR; via the coding sequence ATGAGTGAACTGAATCACTCTTCTGAAGAAGTCCAAAACAATCCAACAACTGAATCGGTAACCATCGAAACGGCATTGCCACCTGCAACTTCTGGCAGGTCTTGGAAAAGCTATTTGGCTGGCACTGTGGTTCTATTGGTACTAGCTGCGGTTTGCTTGCAGTTTTTCCAGGCCAACCCGGCAGTCTCCCAAACTGATGGGACAGACGCCAACACTGGTCGCGTTACAATGAACGCTGCGACTCCGGGGAAAATCTTGGCGAAAGTCAACAACCAAGGGATCACTTATGATCTCGTCGCTCGTGAATGCGTCGCAAAATATGGCGAAGAAATCCTTGAGAGCATGGTCAACCGACTGATCATTCAGCAAGAATGCGACCGCCTTGGCATCACCGTTTCACGTGGTGAAGTTGAAGCTGAAGTCGCGGAAACAGCAAAGAAATTCAACTTGCCACTCGATACCTGGTATCAAATGCTGAGTAGCGAACGAGGATTGACGAAAGAGCAGTACCAGAACGACATCATCTGGCCCATGCTGGCACTGAAAAAGCTGGCTGGCAAAGATATTCAAGTCACCGAAAAAGAAATGCAGGAAGGGTTTGAACGGGACTACGGCCCACGCGTCAAAGCCCGGATGATTCTTGTTGAAGGAAACATTCGCCAGGCAAATCAAATCTGGGAGAAGTGCATGGCAACTCCCGATGACTTTGACCGCATCGCCCGCGAAAATTCCGCCGATCCAAATTCACGACCGTTAGGTGGTGTGATTCCTCCGATCCGAAAAAATGGTGTCGACAAAGCTATCGAAGAGGCTGCATTCAAATTGCAACCAGGTGAGCTCTCGGGGCTGATTCAGGTTTCCGAAGGCCGCTACGTCATCCTGAAATGTGAAGGCCTGACTGAACCTGTTGTGGAAGACATTCGCGTTGTCTGGAACGATCTTCTGGCTCAACTGACCGAGGAGAAGACTCAAACATCTGTCGCCAAGGTCTTCGAAAAACTTCGCAAGGAAGCTCGTGTTGATAACTTCCTGACGAGAACTTCAACCGCTGGCCGCAACCCGATTCAGCAAACCGCAGGTTTCACGAACGGAGAACCTGTGAAACCACAAGTTCAACAAATCACTCGATAA
- a CDS encoding NAD-dependent epimerase/dehydratase family protein: MKICVTGGGGFLGRYIVEQLLAKGHSLRAFCRGEYPELDALGVEVFRGDLRDASAVRQACQGVDAVFHVAAVPGIWGKWETYHSINSVGTENVIEACRASGVPKLIYTSSPSVVYDGQPHLNGDESLSYPESYLCHYPHSKALGEKAVLAANSETFSTVALRPHLIWGPRDNHLIPRLIDRAMAGRLVRVGDGTNVVSMAYVENAAAAHVQAFESLSPASSCAGKAYFINEPEPILLWKWVDDLLALGGLPPVQRNISPGFARTVGRALEGVYTLFRINSEPPMTRFLASQLSQSHSYSIDNAKNDFGYNPAISYDEGMERLRPEVEAYVASKKSS; this comes from the coding sequence ATGAAAATTTGTGTCACCGGCGGGGGAGGATTCCTTGGTCGTTACATCGTTGAACAGCTTCTCGCCAAAGGGCACAGCCTGCGTGCGTTTTGTCGTGGAGAGTATCCCGAACTTGATGCACTTGGTGTGGAAGTTTTCCGGGGCGATCTGCGGGATGCCTCAGCTGTGAGGCAAGCTTGTCAGGGAGTGGATGCCGTCTTTCATGTTGCAGCTGTCCCTGGCATCTGGGGGAAGTGGGAGACATATCATTCGATCAATTCTGTCGGAACAGAGAACGTCATTGAAGCGTGTCGAGCCAGTGGAGTGCCGAAGCTCATTTATACCAGTTCACCAAGTGTTGTTTATGACGGACAGCCGCATTTGAATGGAGATGAGTCTCTCTCTTATCCGGAAAGTTATTTGTGCCATTATCCTCATTCCAAAGCACTGGGGGAGAAAGCGGTGCTCGCTGCCAATTCGGAGACTTTTTCGACAGTGGCCCTGCGTCCACATTTAATCTGGGGGCCGCGTGACAATCATCTGATTCCAAGACTGATCGACCGCGCGATGGCTGGTCGGCTGGTCCGTGTTGGTGACGGAACAAACGTTGTGTCGATGGCGTATGTCGAAAACGCAGCAGCTGCTCACGTGCAGGCGTTCGAATCTCTCTCGCCTGCAAGTTCTTGTGCCGGGAAGGCTTACTTCATTAACGAGCCCGAACCGATTCTGCTCTGGAAGTGGGTTGATGATCTCTTGGCGTTGGGTGGGCTTCCACCAGTGCAGAGAAATATCTCCCCCGGTTTTGCAAGAACCGTCGGCAGAGCTCTGGAAGGCGTCTACACTCTTTTCAGAATCAACTCTGAGCCACCGATGACCCGATTCCTCGCATCGCAGTTGAGCCAGTCGCATTCATATTCCATCGACAATGCCAAAAACGACTTCGGGTACAATCCGGCTATCTCTTATGATGAAGGAATGGAGCGGCTTCGTCCGGAAGTCGAAGCGTATGTTGCCAGTAAGAAATCGTCCTGA
- a CDS encoding serine/threonine-protein kinase: protein MSQFGVDQPASASEGTGLTFVRPLPQSQSAHTEHRPLAPIAPRDQVEFASRLFPPRILEDSDSMPSVTGLELGHFVIEERIGRGGMGAVFRAIDKRLDRIVALKVLSPDLSSDPESVLRFQNEARAAARLDHDNIARVHYIGEENGLHFIAFEFVTGTNVRIFISQKGQLNPESVVNYTLQIAEALRHTAAANVVHRDIKPSNIIVSPTGRATLVDLGLARHYPEDQSKDLTVAGTALGTFDYIAPEQAIDARNVDVRSDIYSLGCTMYHMLTGEPPYPKGTMFQKVINHHGPAPPEASLKNPRVSQQLSRVVQKMMHSNPDERYATPDALIHDLVQIAEKLGLAPTYPEAVVWTTPLFKARNPYWDGSRTWMAVALVLLLFVYLVDQLQPNQSPTLASNDPTESQAVDPPMEINSKTTGVAETQAKEVPPPETDRLAQSKTDEPDLNVLPSTATLGSDWPSSFISGDSSNLWKSLAENELKPTPEPNTTPSTIAKVDSKTTNVEPRPAMAEENTDRSLPFVVTQSATGETKAYATLAEAFAKADDNSAIEIQVDGVLDVQKKAIQFSGKRVILRGAEDFHPVIRFDFTEELLISGSLTKSVSVFDIGKGGALEVYDVDIELLVDPDTTVDQWSIVKLSPGTDFVARWSSFTMNNPSRIPAALILSPDAEPADFSNLMPERMSERPSMVQIRDSICRGQMDITKQFNLHPLDVSLEETALAISGTVHRLDGASSDEANMTADSDPGTFISLNHVTAFVGEGILRATTGDHGTLDPVSIDIRNSLIRIERPDQSVVSLAGHLDAALLKDKILWQQHSDRSFVQSEGSLFTVESSANFPLEPQVISPREIGANLEQITDDNIFTVPNSISRTSLHTTQPIAFQLRNRDFNFDNPALKSASDGRNAGVDWTRSGLPESLPLPSPMISENETIENDLQN from the coding sequence ATGTCTCAATTTGGTGTCGACCAACCGGCTTCAGCTTCTGAAGGGACGGGACTGACGTTTGTCCGGCCTCTTCCACAGAGTCAGTCTGCGCACACCGAACACCGTCCACTTGCCCCCATCGCCCCACGGGATCAGGTTGAATTTGCCAGCCGCTTGTTTCCTCCACGCATTCTGGAAGACTCCGACTCGATGCCCTCGGTGACTGGACTGGAGCTCGGGCATTTTGTCATTGAAGAACGAATTGGGCGTGGCGGCATGGGAGCCGTCTTTCGTGCAATCGACAAACGTCTCGACCGAATTGTCGCTCTCAAGGTTCTCTCGCCTGACCTCTCTTCCGATCCAGAATCGGTGTTGCGCTTTCAGAATGAAGCCCGAGCTGCCGCTCGGCTCGACCACGATAATATCGCACGTGTCCATTACATCGGCGAAGAAAACGGCCTCCACTTCATCGCGTTCGAATTCGTGACCGGAACCAATGTCCGGATATTCATCTCCCAGAAGGGGCAACTCAACCCGGAGAGTGTGGTCAACTACACGCTGCAAATCGCAGAGGCACTTCGACACACCGCAGCAGCGAACGTTGTCCACCGAGACATTAAGCCGTCAAACATCATTGTCTCACCGACCGGGAGAGCAACGCTGGTCGACCTGGGATTGGCTCGCCACTACCCAGAAGATCAATCGAAAGATCTGACAGTTGCCGGGACTGCACTCGGAACATTCGACTACATCGCCCCTGAACAAGCGATCGACGCCCGCAACGTTGATGTCCGCAGCGATATCTACTCTCTCGGCTGCACGATGTATCACATGCTCACCGGTGAACCTCCGTATCCGAAAGGAACGATGTTCCAGAAGGTGATCAACCATCATGGTCCCGCTCCGCCCGAAGCCAGCCTTAAAAACCCGCGAGTCTCGCAGCAACTCTCTCGCGTGGTTCAGAAGATGATGCACAGCAACCCGGACGAACGCTATGCGACTCCGGATGCTTTAATTCATGACCTTGTCCAAATTGCAGAGAAGCTTGGCCTCGCTCCGACGTATCCAGAAGCTGTCGTCTGGACGACGCCACTGTTCAAGGCTCGGAACCCGTATTGGGATGGGAGTCGCACCTGGATGGCGGTCGCGCTAGTGCTCTTACTGTTTGTGTATCTTGTCGACCAACTGCAACCGAATCAAAGCCCAACATTGGCGTCGAATGATCCTACAGAGTCTCAAGCTGTTGATCCCCCCATGGAGATCAACTCTAAGACAACTGGGGTTGCAGAGACACAAGCTAAGGAAGTGCCCCCGCCTGAAACCGATCGTCTCGCTCAATCAAAGACTGATGAGCCGGACCTGAATGTACTCCCTTCAACAGCCACTCTCGGCTCGGACTGGCCTTCAAGTTTCATTTCGGGTGATTCGAGTAACCTCTGGAAGTCTCTTGCAGAGAACGAACTGAAGCCGACTCCCGAACCGAACACGACTCCATCCACAATCGCCAAGGTCGATTCGAAAACAACGAACGTCGAGCCTCGCCCCGCAATGGCTGAGGAGAACACCGACCGTTCGCTCCCGTTCGTAGTCACGCAATCAGCAACCGGTGAAACCAAAGCCTACGCGACATTGGCTGAAGCCTTTGCAAAAGCGGATGACAACTCAGCAATCGAAATTCAGGTTGACGGAGTTCTTGATGTCCAAAAGAAAGCGATTCAGTTTTCCGGGAAGCGGGTGATTTTGCGAGGTGCTGAGGATTTCCACCCAGTCATTCGATTCGACTTCACCGAAGAACTGCTCATCTCCGGTTCGTTGACGAAATCTGTCTCGGTCTTCGACATCGGGAAAGGGGGAGCGCTGGAGGTCTACGATGTCGACATCGAACTCCTTGTCGATCCAGACACAACTGTCGATCAATGGTCGATTGTTAAGCTCTCGCCGGGAACGGATTTTGTTGCGAGGTGGTCCTCGTTCACAATGAACAACCCAAGTCGTATTCCGGCTGCATTAATTCTCTCGCCCGATGCAGAGCCAGCAGATTTTTCAAACCTGATGCCTGAACGGATGTCCGAGCGGCCATCAATGGTCCAGATCCGTGACTCGATCTGTCGCGGTCAAATGGACATCACGAAGCAATTCAATCTCCATCCGCTGGACGTCTCTCTCGAAGAAACAGCATTAGCAATCAGCGGAACCGTCCACCGTCTCGACGGAGCAAGTTCAGATGAGGCAAACATGACGGCCGACTCCGATCCCGGAACATTCATTTCGCTGAACCACGTCACAGCGTTTGTCGGTGAAGGCATACTGAGAGCAACCACTGGAGACCACGGAACACTCGATCCAGTTTCGATCGATATCCGCAACAGCTTAATCCGCATCGAGCGACCGGATCAATCTGTCGTTTCATTGGCTGGACATCTCGACGCTGCACTACTGAAGGATAAAATTCTCTGGCAACAACATTCTGATCGGAGCTTTGTACAGTCCGAAGGTTCTCTTTTCACTGTGGAGTCGTCCGCTAATTTTCCATTAGAACCACAAGTCATCTCACCTCGAGAAATCGGTGCCAACCTGGAACAAATCACTGACGACAATATCTTCACAGTGCCGAATTCAATCTCCCGGACTTCACTGCACACCACACAACCGATCGCGTTTCAACTCCGTAATCGGGACTTCAATTTTGACAACCCTGCACTGAAATCCGCGAGCGATGGACGGAACGCAGGGGTCGATTGGACACGCTCCGGCCTGCCGGAATCCCTGCCGCTCCCGAGCCCGATGATCTCAGAAAACGAAACGATTGAGAACGACCTTCAGAACTGA
- the pyrE gene encoding orotate phosphoribosyltransferase, translated as MYDKNALMELFRERALKFGDFTLVSGKKATYYLDGKQITLHSRGLQLVSEGLLELLDTDEIDAVGGMSIGADPIVAGVLSAAAAKGKDLNGFLVRKESKGHGTNKFVEGPVEPGMKVAIVEDVVTTGGSSLLAIERAEEFGCEVKQVLTIIDRMEGGAANFKSKGYNMQSLLTIEDFGITPPA; from the coding sequence ATGTACGATAAAAACGCCTTGATGGAACTTTTTCGTGAACGAGCTTTGAAATTTGGAGATTTCACACTCGTCTCTGGAAAGAAAGCAACTTATTACCTGGATGGAAAGCAGATCACTCTTCATTCACGCGGCTTACAACTCGTCAGTGAAGGCTTGCTCGAGCTTCTCGACACGGATGAGATCGACGCTGTTGGCGGAATGTCCATCGGAGCAGACCCAATCGTCGCAGGAGTTCTTTCCGCAGCGGCTGCCAAAGGGAAAGACTTGAACGGATTCCTTGTGAGGAAAGAGTCAAAAGGCCACGGCACAAATAAATTTGTCGAAGGGCCAGTCGAACCGGGAATGAAAGTTGCCATCGTTGAGGATGTGGTCACCACCGGCGGAAGTTCGCTTCTGGCGATTGAGCGAGCTGAAGAATTCGGCTGTGAAGTGAAACAGGTCCTCACGATTATTGACCGCATGGAAGGGGGAGCTGCTAACTTCAAGAGCAAGGGGTACAACATGCAGTCGCTTCTCACGATTGAAGACTTCGGGATTACCCCCCCCGCTTAG